A window of Flavobacterium branchiarum genomic DNA:
TTTACTTTCTAGACCTTCTTCTTCAAGTTGTTTTTTGTAATTGATGATACCGCCTTCCAGCTGATATACATTCTTAAATCCTTGATGTTTGAAGTAAGCACTTGCTTTCTCACAACGAATTCCACCTGTACAATACATTACTAGGTTTTTATCTTCTTTATGATTTTGAAGTTGCTCGTTAATTATCGGTAAACTTTCTCTAAAAGTTTCAACATCGGGAGTTATGGCTCCTTTAAAATGACCAACTTCACTTTCATAGTGATTTCTAAAATCAACTACAATTGTATTTGGATCTTCAAGTATATCATTGAATTCTTTGGCTTTCAGGTGAACGCCTATGTCTGTAACATCAAAGGTTTCGTCATTAAGACCGTCAGCAACAATCTTATCGCGTACTTTGATGGTTAGTTTTAAAAAGGAGTGATCGTCATGCTCAACAGCAATATTCAAGCGTAAGTCTTTCATGAAGTCATAGACTTCTAAAGTTTCTCTGAAAGTTTCTAAATTTTCTTCCGGAATACTCATTTGAGCATTTATTCCTTCGTTGGCAACGTAAATTCGACCTAAAGCATCGAGTGCGTTCCAGGCTAGAAATAAATCATCGCGAAATTTTTTGGGATCTTGAATTTTTGCATACGCATAGAAAGACAACGTAAGACGTTGTTTACCTGCATCATCAATCATGATGGCTCTTTCTTCTGCGCTCAAAGTGTTATACAGTTGCATGCTATAAACAGTTTTAAGTTGAGGAATATTTTTGAGGTGCAAAGGTAGGAAAAAGGTTTTAAGAAACAAAGAGGCACTAAGGTTCAGAGTTGCAAAGGTTTTTTAGAGGTACTGAGTTACTAAGGTTCTGAGAGACTGAGACTGGATGTAAAGGTTCAGAGGTTTCGTAAGATTTGAGAAGAAAGATTTGAGAAGAAAGAAAAGCTTTGCGTTTTAGCGTCTTTGCGAGAACCCAATAACTAGATGTACAAAGGTTCAAAGGAGCAGAGTTTTAAAGTTTCGGAGGGGCAAAGGTTTCGTAAGATTGGAGAAGAAAGAAGAGAGAGTAAAGACTATTTTAGAAAGAGGTTCAGAGGTTCAAAGTTGCAAAGGTTTTTAAAGATTGAAGATTTGAGAAGAAAGAAAAGCTTTGCGTTTTAGCGTCTTTGCGAGAACCCAATAACTAGAGGTTCAAAGGAGCAGAGTTTTAAAGTTTCGGAGGGGCAAAGGTTTCGTAAGATTGGAGAAGAAAGAAGAGAGAGCAAAGACTATTTTAGAAAGAGGTTCAGAGGTTCAAAGTTGCAAAGGTTTTTAAAGATTGAAGATTATAGAAGAAAGAAAGCTTTGCGTTTTAGCGTCTTTGCGAGAACCCAATAACTAGATGTACAAAGGTTCAAAGGAGCAGAGTTTTAAAGTTTCGGAGGGGCAAAGGTTTCGTAAGATTGGAGAAGAAAGAAGAGAGAGTAAAGACTATTTTAGAAAGAGGTTCAGAGGTTCAAAGTTGCAAAGGTTTTTAAAGATTGAAGATTATAGAAGAAAGAAAGCTTTGCGTTTTAGCGTCTTTGCGAGAACCCAATAACTAGATGTACAAAGGTTCAAAGGAGCAGAGTTTTAAAGTTTCGGAGGGGCAAAGGTTTCGTAAGATTGGAGAAGAAAGAAGAGAGAGTAAAGACTATTTAGGGAAGAGGTTCTTAGGTCCTAAGGTGCTGAGAAACTGAGACTGTCCTTCGACTACGCTCAGGATGACACTGCTGATTACTTCGACTATAAACTGTAGGCTAACAATGAGACTGAGACTGTGACTCAAAACAAAAAAAGCACTAAATTAACTTTAGTGCTTTTTAAATCTTTGTGCCTTTGCAACTCTGAACCTTATAAGCTCAGAACCTTAAATATTAGCAAAACTCGTTGAAAGCGTCTTTTAAGTTTTCTGCGATTAATTCAGCTGGGCGACCTTCGATGTGGTGACGCTCAAGCATATGAACTAATTCTCCGTTTTTGAATAATGCCATACTTGGAGAAGATGGAGGAAAAGGGAACATATGTTGTCTTGCTGCATCAACAGCTTCTTTATCAACTCCTGCAAAAACAGTGATTAAATGGTCTGGTTTTTTAGCACCTTCTAAGCTCATTTTTGCTCCTGGGCGTGCGTTTCTTGCTGCACATCCACATACTGAATTTACAACTACTAGTGTTGTTCCTTCTGATTTGATTGCGTTATCAACTTCTGATGCACTATGTAAATCTTGAAAACCTGCAGTTGTTAATTCAGCTTGCATTGGTTTTACCATTTCTTCTGGATACATATTTTTATTTTTTTAGTTTAACTTTTTCGATTTGCAAAGTTACAAAGTTTAAAAACAAGAACTTTAATTCAGGTATAAAGTTTTGTTATAGTTTAATCGTTATTTCGTGAACCTTATTTGATAAGGATAGGTTTCGTAAATAGTATTATCCTCATTTAGCTTAAAACCTTTTGTTGCATCACTTCTAGCTTCTGTCCCTAAAGCTGAAATTTCATCCTTAGGTTTACCTATTTTAAACCAACAAATTGCTTTGTAGTATTTTGCATCCGAGAATTGAGGGTATATTTTCAATGCTTTATCTAAAATTGAAATTGCCTCATCGTATTTTTTTAGTTCATATTTGGCAATCGCCTGATAGAAGTATGTTGTAGGATGTTCCAATTGTTGCCTGTTTTTGTAAATGTCAGTTACATAATCGTCAAGAACCTTTTCTGCCTTGTCATATTCGTTCAATTGTAAGTAGCAAAGTCCGATATAAAAACTGTAGGTATGATCCATTATATAGCCATTCCCATAAAGTTTAATGCATTCTTCTAAATCAGTAATGGCATCTTTATATGATTTTGAGAAAATACATTTTATAAAACCTCTATAGGGAAGCCATTCTTGTTTGTTGTATAAAACAGCTTTGTCTAAAAATGACATTCCAACCTCGTACTTTTTGCATTTAAAATAAGGCATTGCTTTTTGTTGCCATAAATAAGCTATTGTACTGTCTTTTTTTAAACCTTCATCAATGCAATTTTGCCACTCTTGCATTTGAAAAGTATAATTGTATTTATAAGCACAACTATCTAGAGCTTGTTTGATAATAGCATCTTGCGTCTTGTTTTTTGGGACTTGAGCAAATGTGAAAAAGGAAATTAAAAAGCTGAAACCTAAAATGATTTTTTTCAATGGTTACTGTTTAGAGTTATGTTTTCTTTGGAAGAAAAATCACTCTAAATAACGCTTTTATAAATGGTGTTTTAGGACATTTTAAAATAACTTTAACATCTTCAATAAAGGTTGTTTCTTCGTCTAAGAACTTAAAAATCAATGCAGGGTTTCCTTTTTGAAACATATCTGAGAAAATGCTACTTCCTAGCTCGTTATTTCTGTCGAGTATATCTAGTAAGAGTAAATCATAAAACCAGAACTTGTTTTTTTTATAGAACGAGGACATTTTAATTGGTGTCGAAGGTTTGTTGTTTTGAGTTTGTAGAAACGTTACTAATTGGGTTGATTTTTTATCTGATTTTTTAAAAGTGTATCCTGTACTTGCTTTTGTCCAACCACCAGCGGTACCAATATTAAGTACGCGTTTTGTATTCCTTTTCCAAAAGGGAAAGCAGGTCATCGGAATGCTACCTTGTTCTTTTTCTACTATTTCATAATCTTGAATCCCTAATTTCTGAATATAGTTTTTAATCTCCGATTCGTATTCTTGTTTTTCTAAGAGCGTATGCGAAAACAAGGTGTATTCTATTAAAGCTTCTTTTTTGGATATTGGTAAAGCGTACATGAATCGGGTATTGCCTTTTTGGGCAACCGAAAAATCCATGAAAGTAACCTGCTCTGGGTTAAGAACATTCTCTTTACTTTTAATAAACCATCCAATAAAATGCTGTTGTAAAACAGGATAACGCTGTTGGTTCTCTACTAATCCTTTGTTGTAAATGCTGTTTAAGAGTTGGTTACAAGTGAAAGTATTGGTTGAAGTCGCTACAAAAACATGAGTGTCGAGTTCGTTAATGTCGGTTACTTTATCATTGAGAAAAGTAATGTTTTGTTGTTTCTTAATGAGTTTTAAAACAAAATTGTAAAAGTCTAAACTTCGAATTTGGTTGTACTTATAGGGGTTTAGATCTAAGTCTCTCTTGAAGTTTTCATTGGCAAATAAAGCAGTATCCCATTTTTTTGAAATAACACTTTCCCATATTGATGGACCTTCTTGCCAAAAACACCAAGTTCTGTCATTGGTTTTCTTGGTATCTTCATCAATTAACAAAACAGATTTTCCAATAAAGTTCTCAGATACAATCATCTTGTAAACTGTCATCATAGCAGATAAACCAGTTCCTGTAAAAATGTAATCGTAGTGTTTCATGTTTCGGAGATACTATTTTCATCAAAAATAGTAATTTTAATTCGTTGGGTTCACGGAATCAAATTATTTAAGAATATATAGTTTTTGTTTAAAACGACTTCGACTACGTGTTAGTCTGACAATGTTGTGATTGTATTAAAAGTAATATAGAGTAAACACTCAATCAATTAGTTTGTTCAAAATGATTTCAAAATCCTTTGCATTGTGATAATTTGTATCTTGAAATAGGATTTCATTTTTTGAATTTAAAATACAAATAATGGGGTAGGTTAGTTGATTATTAACTGTTCCTAATTGTATCGCTAATTCATTAACGCCAGTTTTATTTCCGGTTGTTGTGTAGTTGAATGTTTTATTATTAAACCGAATTGTTCTTTTTTCTTCAGCATGAAAATCAACAAAATAGAATTGGTTATTGAGTTGTTCTATTATTTTTTTGTTTTTAAAGGTTGAATTCTTCATTGCTTGACAATACTTGCACCAATCGGTGTGGATAAAAATAATGACTTTCCTTTTCTGAATTTGCTGTAAGCTGTCAATAGCTTCAAACGGAATGCTTTTTAGTTGGCAAAACCCTGTTGAAGTAAGGCCTAGGAAGAGTAATATTATGAGTAGACTTTTCATTTGTTACTTTTTTTTGCCACAGATTAAAGGGTTGTTTATAAATCTGTGGCTTAACTAAATTTTATTTATCTCAGATTATAACGTAATCCAAAGAAACTGCGAATTCCTTGGTTTGGCGCATAAACATAGGTTGTGTCAAATGTCATTCCGTATGGATTACTTGGAGTTACAAGTACTTTATCGTTTGAATCGTAGTCAACATTTTTGTCAAAAGGATCGTTAGTTCTCGAAATAAGGAATGGGTTATTTCGTTTAGGAGTAAAGTTAAGTAGGTTTTTGATTCCAGCGTATAAATCAAAATTCTTCCAACCTGTGTAAGTAAACTGAATGTTTTGTAAACTATACCAAGGGGAGTTTGGGTCTCTAGGGTCGTTATCACCTAATAGAGGTAATTTCATCGGACTGTATAAATTTCCGGTATAATCAATTGCTAAATTAATTGGATTAATTTTATACGAAGCGCTCCAAGTTGCTGTAAATTTCTCTGTTAGATACGGTCTTTCACGAGTTCCGTTTTCAATATTCGAAACATCCATAATTGTTGCGCCTGCAATTAGTTTTAATCCGTTATTGAAGTTTACGTCTATGTTTGTGCTGATTCCCTGACTTACAGCGTGACCATCAATGTTGTCATAAATGATTTTGTTCGGGTCGGTATCATAATCTGCTATTATCTTATTGCTAAATCGGGTATGAAAAGCGGTAGTTTCGATACCAATAAATGTCCCGTTGTTAAAGTATATTTTCTTGATGTAGTTTAAATTAGCATTGATTGATTTTTCTGGATTCAGATTATTAGCAATAACAACTTCTCTAGATCCAGTTAAAGCGGCGTGGTCTTCTGTGAATAAATTTACCACTCTATAACCTGTTCCGGCATTAAAACGAAGGATGTTGTTATCATTAAATTTTAATTTATAGGCAAATCTTGGAGTTACAATATTTCCGTGGATAGAGTTATAATCGTATCGTAGCCCTAGAAGTATTTTGTGTTTTTCTGTTAATGTTATTTCATCTTGCAAAAATATACCTGGTAACCATGTTTTATCTGGATTGTTTTTTCCTTGTATTTGTGTCGATGTTGTATTGTCATCGTAATAAGTATAACGAGAGGCTATTCCTGCTAGCAAGTCATTGTTTTTGATTTTTTTGTCCCAAGTAAGTTGAGCAAACCCAATTTTTTGATTAGCTATATAGGAAGTAGTTCCATAACGACTGTCTTGATAATGTACATTCCCAGAGAAAGAAAATATCAGTTTTTCATCTGTTGGTAATTGGTAACTTCCTATAAGTTCGGCACGTTTGGTGTAAACACTTTCTCCGTAGATTTTATCGCCACCTCTGTATTTTTTTTCCCAGCGTATATCGCCACCCCAACGATCTTCATACATACCGCGTCCTGCGAGAGTAAATATTCTATTTTCTTTTCTTTTAAACGACCATTTTTGAAATACTGATACCCGATCCTGAAGCGTCACATCTGTAAAGCCATCATTGTCATTGTCAATTCTTTGGTTGTAATTAAAATAATTAACGCCTAGTAAAGCTGTTGCATTTTTGCCAGCATTTAATTTCACTCCCAAATCTACATTTGTCTCTAGCCAGCTGGTTGTAAATACATCAGCAGAGAAAACAGGTGCATTGGTAGCACTTTTTGTTATAATATTTATTAATCCTCCTACAGCCTCACTTCCATAAAGAGAAGATGCAGGACCTTTTACAATTTCTATTCTTTCTACAAGTGAGTTCGGAATTCCTGATAATCCATAAACTGTAGATAAACTGCTTACAATTGGCATTCCATCAATCATGACAGCCGTATAAGGGCCTTCGAGACCATTTATATGAATGTCACCAGTGTTACAAACGCCACAATTTAGTTGAGGTCGTACTCCATTCACATTTTGTAAAGCCTCATAAATATTAGCCGTTGGATTTTTTTTAAAGAATACTGGCGTGTAAACTTCTACAGGAACCGCACTTTCTAAGCGTTTTACAGCTTTTAATGTTCCAGATATTACGACTTCGTTAAGTTCGTTTTCATTATTTGTTAATTGAAAATCTAAAGTCAAAGGCTCATTTTCTTTAAAAACAATGTTTTTTGTTATTGTCTTTTGACCAAGTGATGAAACTTGAATTTTATAATTGCCTAACGGAATAGCTTCTAATTTATAAAAGCCTAAACTATCCGTTTGGGTTTTATAATTAGTTTTCAGTATTTGAACATTTGCTTGTTGCTTTTCTTGATTTTCAATAAATACTCTTCCTGAAATTGATGAGGTATTTTGTGAAAAACCAACCTGAAGTATTGAAAACAGTAGCATTGTAAATAAATATTTCATTTTGTATAAATTATATTTTAGACAAATCTAAAAATTATATTCGACAAACAAAATTCTTTCTCAAAAAATAGTATTTTTTACATTAAAAAAGCGGTTCATGGTTTATTATGAACCGCTTACGTTTTTAACCGTAAACCAAACAATTACACTAACATAAAATGATACGATTATATATTATGTTTCCGACTGCTAGAAATCTTCTTCTATGAGTTCCTTATTTATGAAAGCACCTGCTACTGATCCTGATGAAACCGCTAGTGCTACTGAACGACCAAATGTGGAATTGTCACCTGCAGCATATATTCCTTTGATTGTTGTTTTCTGATAAGAATCTACTTTTATTAAGCCTTGTTCTGTCATTTCGCAGCCCAATTCTTGTGGTAAATGCGAATGTTGCTCAAAAGGAGGTCTAGCATAAAGTGCTTTAATCGCTGTTTTTGTTCCGTCCTTAAAAACAATATTTATAATTTTACCATCATTGTGTTGGAAATAATCTATTTCATTTTCTAAAGTTGCGATGTTGTTCTTTTTTAGTGTAGCAGTTTGATCTTCGGTCAATGATGATTTTCCATTTGTAAATAGCGTAAGGTCTTTTGTCCAATTTGAAATCATTTTTGTAAAATCATATCCGATATCACCGTTTGCGATAATGCCAGTTCTTTCGTTTTTTACTTCGTAGCCGTGACAATAAGGACAATGTAATATCGAAATTCCCCAACATGCTGCGAATCCATTTATTTCTGGAAATATATCTTTCAATCCTGTTGCAAAAATTAATTTTCTTGCTATAAAGACTTCTTTTCTTTCTGTTAGTATTTCAAAATCACTTTCTTTTTTAGATGCTTTAACTGCTTTATCTTCAATAAAACTTATAGTCGGGTACTTTAATACTTGGTTTTTTGCGGTAGCATTTATATCGGACGGTTTTTTACCATCTTGAGTTATGAAATTGTGTGAGTATGGAGTTTGTTGATTGCATGGATTGCCGCTATCTATAATTAACACTTTTCGCATCGAACGTCCTAATGCCATGGCTGCTGAAAAGCCGGCATAACTGCCACCAATTATTATAACATCGTATTCGTTACTTTTTTTCATGATTTTTGTTTTTAAGCGTTACAAAGTGTTTTTAGTTTGGAGTAGCTTTTTGTTAGTATCTATTTTTTTGTGAATTAGGTAATTTAGAATATGACCAATTATCATCCCAATTCCACCAATAAAGATTAGGACGGTGTGTACATCTAGTATTATTTCTATAATTATGCTTATAAAAATTAGGGTTATTGATAAAAGCAGAATACTACTTACAAGTAGAGTCGCTTTTTTTACTATTTTTATAACTGCAAAAAATCCGATGGATGCAAAAAGTAAATCGATTATAGGATTATGGGTTATACCAAGTGGAACTATTGTTAATATAGGCAACACCAAACAATGCACGAGGCATATTGTTGCGCTTGAAATTCCTAAAATGTCCCAATTAAAAGTTGTTTTTGTCTTCATAATGTGTATATTAGCTTAATGCAATAATGTTGCAAATATAGAAAATTATTCTAAACGCAACAATGTTGCGTAAATATTTTATTCATGAAAGTTACCCGTAATACTGTGGCCAAAGGAGCCATTCTAGATTTAATTACTAATTCAGATTCGGCATTGTCACATTCTGAGATTCATAAATTAACTCAGGATTTATGTGATCGTGTTACGATTTATAGAATTTTAGACCGTTTGGTCAATGAAGATGTCATTCATAAAATTGTAAATCTTGATGGAACTATTAAATATGCTAAATGTCATCATGCAAATCATGTGCATATTCATAATCATGTACACTTTAGTTGCGAAAAATGTTTGAAAGTTACTTGCATGGAAAACGTGCAACCAAGCTATATAATTCCCCGTAATTACAAGGTTAACGATGTAAATTTTACTCTTTCGGGATTGTGTCCGAATTGTTTATAATTTCCTTTAACATTTAGACAAGGCTAAAAATAATGTTTGAGCAATGCAATTTTTGTATATATTTGCTTTAATAATTTTTATGAAATGACTAAATCTCTAGAAGAAGTTAACCAATCGGTTCAAACGCAAAATAAAAAATCTGTTTTTAGAAAAATATTAGCTTTTCTTGGTCCTGCTTATTTAGTGAGCGTTGGATACATGGATCCAGGAAACTGGGCGACAGATATTGCGGGTGGAAGCCAATTTGGGTATGCTTTACTTTGGGTTTTGTTAATGAGTAACTTAATGGCTTTGTTATTGCAAAGTCTTAGTGCTAGATTAGGAATTGTAACCCAACGTGATTTAGCACAAGCATCAAGAGAAACCTATTCTAAATTCATCAATTATATATTATACATTCTTGCCGAAGTCGCCATTGCTGCTTGTGATCTTGCTGAGGTACTGGGAATGGCAATTGGTATTAATTTATTATTTGATATTCCGCTGATTGAGGGTGTCTTAATTACTGTATTAGATACTTTTTTATTGCTTTTCTTGATTAATAAAGGCATTCGAAAAATGGAAGCTTTCATTATTGTCTTAGTTGCTATTATTGGGTTTTCTTTTGTTTTTGAAATGATTTTTGCTGAACCTGAACTAGATAAGGTAATGTATGGATTGATTCCATCACTTCCTAATTCTGCAGCTTTATACATTGCAATCGGTATTATCGGAGCAACAGTAATGCCTCATAATTTGTATCTGCACTCTTCTTTGGTACAAACCAGAAAATTTGATAGAAGTCCTGCAGGAATCAAACAGGCATTAAAATACAATCTGATAGATTCAACGATTGCTCTTAATCTCGCCTTTTTTGTAAACGCCGCTATCTTAATTCTTGCTGCTGCAACCTTTCATCGAAATGGAATGTTTGAAGTTGCTGAAATTCAGGATGCGCATAAGTTTTTAGAACCGCTTTTAGGAACCAAGTGGGCACCTGTGCTCTTTGCAGTTGCTTTAATCGCAGCAGGTCAGAGCTCCACAATTACTGGAACTTTAGCGGGGCAAATCGTTATGGAAGGGTATTTAAATTTAAGAATCCAACCTTGGGTTCGTCGAATAATAACACGTTTAATTGCTATTGTTCCCGCCGTAGTAGTTATTATGATTTATGGCGAAAGTGTCACAGGAAAACTGCTTATTCTGAGTCAGGTAATCCTGAGTTTGCAATTAGGATTTGCAATTATACCATTGATACATTTTGTGAGTGATAAAACAAAGATGAAAGGGTTTCATATTAGCAGATTAACTCAGGTTACAGCATGGGTTATTGCTTTGATTATTGTATCGCTTAACGGAAAATTAGTGTATGATGAAATAACGGGTTGGTTAGATGCTTCTGAGAATCCAATTGTGTTATGGGTTACTGTTGTTCCTCTGGCAATAGCTGCTTTAGTTTTATTACTTTATATCGTTTTTAAACCATTTATTGCTCGAGCAAAATCTGATATACAAAATCATTCCCCTCATAGCCTTGCTTTGCGCTTTTCTGTAAAAGAAGGATATAGTAAAAAGAACATTGCTATTTCTGTAGATTTCTCTAATGCCGATGAAGCAGCTATTAACAGTGCATTCGAATTAGGAGGAATTGATGGTAACTACACTTTAATTCATGTGGTTGAGACAGTTGGCGCACTTATGTATGGTCAAAATGTTGATGACCATGAAACAACAATCGATGAAAAACTGTTATTAGAATACAAAGAGATGCTTACGGCAAAAGGATTTAAGATCGAGACAGAACTTGGATTTGGTAAGCCAAACAATATTATTCCGATTATTGTAAACAAAGGAGGTTTTGATATTTTGGTTATGGGAACGCACGGACATACTGGCTTTAAAGATTTAGTTTTTGGAACAACAGTCGATAAATTGCGTCATAAAATTTCGATACCTTTGTTTATCGTTAAAAAATAATTGTTGCGGTTTTAAGTTGCTAGATTTTCAACTTAAAACACAGAATCTTTAAAGCTTTGAACCTGAAAAATACACAAATGACCTTCTCAGAAGAAAACTACCTAAAAGCTATTTATCATTTAACCACTTCTTCTGAAGCTGAGGTTAGTACCAATGCTATTGCCGAAATGATGGAAACAAAAGCATCATCGGTTACCGATATGCTTAAGAAATTATCCGAAAAGGATTTGATTAATTATAAAAAATACCAAGGAGTTTCGCTTACAGAAAACGGAAAGTTAGCTGCCAAAATGATTGTTCGAAAACACCGTTTATGGGAAGTTTTTTTAGTAGATAAACTTGATTTCTCTTGGGATGAGGTTCATGATATTGCCGAACAATTGGAACATATTAAATCGGAACAATTAATTAATAAGCTGGATGATTTTCTAGGTAATCCAACAGAAGATCCGCACGGAGATCCAATTCCAGATGCTCAAGGACGAATTATTAAAGTTGAAAAGCAACTGCTTTCAGAACTTAGTGAAAAACAAACTGGAGTGTGTGTTGGTGTAAAAGATACTTCATCTGAGTTTTTACAATATTTGGATAAACAAGGAATTGCTTTAGGTTCTAAAATAGAATGTCTATCAAAAGAAAGCTTCGATTTGTCTCTAAAAATTAAAGTAAACGAACAAGAACTTACTATTTCGAATAAAATAGCTTCAAACTTATTCGTCAAGTTGCTTTAGGAAACGCACAGAAGCTTAATTAAAGCCTGAAAACGGATGTAATTGAGTATGTTCTCAGTTTTTAAGAAAAAACTTCTCAAGCCTTGTTATTTTAGTCTAGAGTAGTGGCTCGATTACTGAGATTTCAATTTCAATATAAATTTAAAAGGTTCAAAGGTTGTCCAGTTTATAAATAAACGGAGCAACTTTTGAACCTTTGTTTCTTTTTATCTTAGTACCTCAGTGCCTTTTCTTAATGACAACCACAGTCATTGTCTCCGCAATTTTTCTTGTTTTTAGGCTTCCAAAAAAACTTACGAATTAAGAAGGCAATTGCTATTGCTAAAATTGCAAAAGCTATAATTTCTTGTACCATAATGCATTATTTTAAGAATTGATAAGCTACTAAAGCTGTGACATAAGCCAATCCGCTCATTAATACGAGCTGAACCATTGGCCATTTCCATGAGTTTGTTTCCTTTTTGGTAATTGCAATTGTACTTGCACATTGTAAAGCAAACGCATAAAATAGTAACAATGAGATTCCTGAAGCCAAATTGAAGATTTTTTCACCAGTCTGAGGGTTAATTTCTTCTTGCATTTTGCTTTTTATAGTAGACTCGTCATCTGTGCCACCTACACTGTAAATGGTTGCTAATGTACCAACAAAAACTTCTCTAGCAGCGAATGAACTTATAATTGCAATACCAATTTTCCAATCGTATCCTAAAGGTGAAATAACAGGTTCAATAGTTTTACCCATTATTCCAATGTAAGAGTTCTCTATTTTTTGTGAAGCAACAGCTTCTTCATATTCAAACTCACTTAGAGGTTTGTCTTTGTGCCTTTCTGTTACAATAGCTTCCGCTTCATTAAATTTCTCTCCAGGACCGTACGAGGCTAAAAACCATAAAACAACAGATATTGCTAATATTATTTTTCCTGCACCCAAAACAAATGCTTTTGTTTTTTCGACTACATTAATAAAAACGTTCTTGAACAA
This region includes:
- a CDS encoding Fur family transcriptional regulator, translated to MKVTRNTVAKGAILDLITNSDSALSHSEIHKLTQDLCDRVTIYRILDRLVNEDVIHKIVNLDGTIKYAKCHHANHVHIHNHVHFSCEKCLKVTCMENVQPSYIIPRNYKVNDVNFTLSGLCPNCL
- a CDS encoding Nramp family divalent metal transporter, encoding MTKSLEEVNQSVQTQNKKSVFRKILAFLGPAYLVSVGYMDPGNWATDIAGGSQFGYALLWVLLMSNLMALLLQSLSARLGIVTQRDLAQASRETYSKFINYILYILAEVAIAACDLAEVLGMAIGINLLFDIPLIEGVLITVLDTFLLLFLINKGIRKMEAFIIVLVAIIGFSFVFEMIFAEPELDKVMYGLIPSLPNSAALYIAIGIIGATVMPHNLYLHSSLVQTRKFDRSPAGIKQALKYNLIDSTIALNLAFFVNAAILILAAATFHRNGMFEVAEIQDAHKFLEPLLGTKWAPVLFAVALIAAGQSSTITGTLAGQIVMEGYLNLRIQPWVRRIITRLIAIVPAVVVIMIYGESVTGKLLILSQVILSLQLGFAIIPLIHFVSDKTKMKGFHISRLTQVTAWVIALIIVSLNGKLVYDEITGWLDASENPIVLWVTVVPLAIAALVLLLYIVFKPFIARAKSDIQNHSPHSLALRFSVKEGYSKKNIAISVDFSNADEAAINSAFELGGIDGNYTLIHVVETVGALMYGQNVDDHETTIDEKLLLEYKEMLTAKGFKIETELGFGKPNNIIPIIVNKGGFDILVMGTHGHTGFKDLVFGTTVDKLRHKISIPLFIVKK
- a CDS encoding metal-dependent transcriptional regulator; the encoded protein is MTFSEENYLKAIYHLTTSSEAEVSTNAIAEMMETKASSVTDMLKKLSEKDLINYKKYQGVSLTENGKLAAKMIVRKHRLWEVFLVDKLDFSWDEVHDIAEQLEHIKSEQLINKLDDFLGNPTEDPHGDPIPDAQGRIIKVEKQLLSELSEKQTGVCVGVKDTSSEFLQYLDKQGIALGSKIECLSKESFDLSLKIKVNEQELTISNKIASNLFVKLL
- a CDS encoding FeoB-associated Cys-rich membrane protein encodes the protein MVQEIIAFAILAIAIAFLIRKFFWKPKNKKNCGDNDCGCH